GGGCACAAAACCGGGACGCAAAGACGTAATGAGCCTTTAGTAGCTTGAATGGAGCTTGCTCTTCTTTGACGTGCTTGCCCCAGCCTTCTTTAACGGCAGTTCTAAGATTGTCGTAGATTAATGTCCTACAAGTCCCCTTAAAGAACTCAAAAGCCTTCACATGTCCCTCTAAAAAGGACTCATAACGCTGGGTAGGGAACGCCATCACAAAGGGCGCAGCGCTGTTGCATAGACGCATGCAGAATAGCTCTACTTTGGTCCTGTGGCCATTCATGTAAACTACCGCAGACCCACAGACGCTCGATCAACTGCTCCCTTGGTCTAAAGAGCTGCCAGCAAGGTGTAGCAGCAAAAAACAAAAATAAACCTTGACCCCCGCTCTGTCGGGGGTCTCGCTCATATGTGGGCACAATTTACGCAGTTATCTCCCTGAAAGTGCCGATGTGGCAGGGCGCGTGTGCTCCTAAGTGGCACAAGCAGTTAGCTGGGAAGTGACGCAAATGGGGGATGGTGTGCACCTTGTTACGCTTACGAATTAGTTGCAATGAGGATTCATTTTACCTTGACAGGGGGGCTACACTAGCCTACGGCGAGGGGCTGTAAGGATTGACTCAGACGACACGTTATCCCTGCACCCTAACGAAGAACTGCAAAAAACGGAGCTAGAACGAGTTCTGAGGTGCCTAGTCTGCGGGGTTAACCGCACCGGCTTAGACTCGCGGAATTTCGTTGGGTCTTGAGCGCACGAGGTAGCCCGTATACAGGGCTAGTAGCGCTAGGACTACGTGGGGAATTGCCCATGCCCAATGACCCACAGGAGTAGCTCCATGTTCGCCTACTCCTTGTCCGTCAAACACAAACCATAGCACCATGGGAGGTATTTGCATCGCTGCTATCAGACCTAAGCTTACATACTGGAAGCCGAGACTTAAGGCGTTTCGCGACGGCATTCTAAGCGAAAAAACCACGGCGCCCACACACACCAGAGAGATGCCCCAAGGCACGGTAGCCCAAATAGGGTCCCCGAAACGTGGGACGTTAAATCCATAAATCGAGCCCATAATAATGGACACCCCGGTTAAAAGAAGAGTCACTTGGCCTAAATCTCCTCGGTGCTTAGGAATCAATTAGTCTCCCTCCCACACATGATGTAGCAGTAACAGCATTAATCCGTAGTGATGACAATAGGTCTAACGAGACGCTTCTCTTAATATGTGTTGGTGCTCATGGTAAACATGCGGAACTCGTATACTGACTCGCTGTGTAGGATGCCTGTTTCCAAGCTGCGTTCTTAGAACTGACTTTGTTACATCCACTAACGCTACAGACTCATCAAAGGCCAGGGGCAAGGCATCATCCGCAGCTATAACCCCGGCAAAACTAATAATGCCGTCAATAGTCAGCCTATTGTTAAAGCGACTACTGTATGCCCCCAATCCTTCAGTATCGTTCAAGAAGAAACCCGTGACTTGCTCTCCATTACCATTCGTTCCAATGAAGTTGAACATCCCCGCTGCCTCCAAAAGCCCCATCTGCTTAATACGCTCTAGGGATAGCGGCTTCGCAAAAGTAATCATTACATCTAACTCATTCATCTCTACTTGTTCTAACAGGTCTACAAGTAGCTGTTTTTGAGCCTTCTTGTAGTTATTGAAGTCACATATATTGGCGAAGTCTTTAATCGCAACATGAACCCTCATCTTATCAGCGATTGAGTTAATGTGTGCTTTGGTGGAGTTGGTTAACTCCAATTGGGTGTAATTCAGTGGTGTATGTGCTGCTACATCAATGGAGGGTGAAGGACTGGAGCCCACTAGCGCAGAACCTATCGTATATGGGGTCTGGCGTAACAGATCGAAGTCATACCCTTGCTGAAAGGGTCCCATCTGCGCAATTAGATGCAGAGAACCGTTGCCTGTTCCGCCCTTCTTAGTCCATAGCAGATTGAAATGGTATGTTGTACCTGCCACAAGCTGCGTGTTCGCCCAAAAATACTCTATTTCTTCGTGGTGAGGAGTAGGCGAACCAGGGTCGCTTTCCGATGCCCAAGTTCCGCGAGGGAGATCTGTGTATCCACTGGACGCTGATATCATCTGGTCATTGATATTGTTCATCTCCATCGTGTAGAAATCCCAAAAATTGCGCAACAAGTTATTGACGTAGCCTGCCCCTGCGTTATCCCATGTGAGGCTTGTGTATGAATTAAGGTGTGTCGATGTCTGCGTAGTCACCGTCCAGAAGTTGTTAGGGGACCAGACAAAAGACTTCCCTTCGGTATAGTCTGTATCACGCGCAAATGCGTGTACGGGCATAGTCAACAGAATCAGGACTAGCAAAGCGCAAATAAGCTTCATCTCAAATCAACCTCTCTTCACCTAAGTATAGTTCGAACGTCGCCATTGTGTATATGGTAAACTGCTGTTGCATTCTTGTCGCACGACCATTTCCGAAAATCCTTATTTAGGTGACTGTTGTAGACCACTAGTTATCACACCTCCCTTAACCTATGTTTAGCAATAGTTTCCACTGACACATTTTACCCCCCCCCTGCCCCCGCTGTCAAGCTCTTTGCTAAAGAAATGTCGTCGGACTGAGATATTGTCACCCTGTAAGCGGACTGAGAAATGGAACTTCACTAAACACTGAAATTCCCCAAATGTCACCATGAAGAGAGGAGATGTTTTTCTGAGTGTTGCTGAGAGTGCGAAGTTTAACGTCATAAGCCGGGTTGTTGACGGGGTTATGACGATTAAAGAGGCGGCAAACATGCTAGGTTTGAGTGAGCGACAGATAAAGCGGCTAAAGAAAGGTGCGCAAACTGAAGGAGCTGCCGCACTAGTTCACAAGAATCGCGGGCGTAGTCCCAAGCATGCGCTGTCTGGGGGAGAACACTGCCAGATCTTAGAGTTAGCAGTAAGCCTATATAAAGATACTAGCTGCCAGCACATGTCCGAGTTGCTGGCGGAGCACCAGTCGATTACTGCAAGCGCCAAAACGATTGCGCGAGTTTTGCATAAGGCAAATGTGAAGCTACGCTTTGGCAAGAAACAGGCCCGGCGTAGAAGGTCGCGCGACAGGATGCCACAGGAAGGCATGCTTGTTCAACTGGATGCGAGTCTGCACTCTTGGCTAGATAACCACCGCAAGCTTGCCTTACATGGGGCCATTGATGATGCCACCGGCAAGATCCTCGCCCTGAGCTTTAGGCCAACAGAGGACCAAGAAGGCTATTTCTCGGTTCTCGAACAGATGCTTAATCAGTACGGCACCCCGATGAGCTTCTACTCCGATCGACACACCATCTTCTTTTCACCTAAGCGCAACAAACTGTCCATCGATGAGGAACTCGCAGGTGCTATGGCGCCACAATCCCAGTTTGGACGCGCTCTTAGGGAACTAGGAATCCTCCACATCCCAGCGTCCTCTGCACAAGCTAAAGGTCGCATTGAGAGGCTCTGGGGGACTCTACAGTCTAGACTAGTTGTGGAAATGCGTTCTTGCCCACGTAATGGATATAGAAGACGCGAACGCCTTCCTCAGAAGCTTCATAAAGCGTTTTACGACCGTTTCGCGGTCACTCCTAGGGACTTGGCGCTAGCATATGGCAACAAATTGAGTCCTCTGGCTGTAGCGCAGGTTTGCTGCGTCAAAGTAGAGAGAACTATCTCAAACGGCTCGCATTTTTCCTACAGCGGCCAATCGTTCCAATTAGTAGACGCTAAAGGCGAAGTAATTCCGCTGCGACCCAAAAGCAAGATTACGCTAATGGTAAGAAGGGAAACTGTGCGGGGCCTGTATGATGGCCTAACCTGCGACCTCAAGAGAATAGAAAAACCCCCAAGAGAAACGTCACCCAAACCACCAAAGGATGCTAGCCCGAAGCAGCCTACTCAAACGCCCTGGCGAAATTGGAGTGTCACTAAACCGCGACCCCCAAAAGACCCAGTAGAGAAGTACTTCGACCAAGAGTCATCTTTTCAGCACTACGCCAACTCTACAGAGGTGCGCAATACGCTAGGGGAAACCTAGTTCTTTCACGCTTGTGCTTTGAACCGTGGCCCTGAGCTCCGCCCCCGTCGTCGGCGGCTCGTGCAACCCTTGACAGTGGGCTACAATAACTAAAAGCGAGGGGATAGATAACCAATCTTGTGCTTCTCACCTTAGTCCCCTCGCTCAATTACCCTACAGCCCACCAGTCAAGGGCCGCCGATTCTCCGTTCCTATCACTACCTGGGTGACATTTTCACTGTCCATTGACAGGACATTATAATAACATGTGGTAATCAGGCCTGCCCCCTAAGGTAGCCCACAGCCGATTCCATTAACTCAATTGCTTCTGCAAAGCGCCCTTGGCCTTTCATGATGTAGGCCCCAAATAATAGAACATCTGCCGCGTCACGGTATCTCATCAAGTCTCGGAAAGCATTGGCGAACCGGGTAATCTCCTCCCTAGCATTCTTGGGGTCTTTATGCAATCGGCATTTCTCTAGCGCCCAAAGACTCTTGACGCGTTCCCAGTTGTCTGTGCCATTATCATCCGCTAGTGCCAATCGAAGGCCATCTTCAAATGGTTCAGATAGGTGGACGAGCTGCAGGTCTATTAACGCGAATATAACTTCCCTGTAGGCCTTACACTTGGTCCGAGTAGGTAGGCTAGGACTAGATAGAGCTCGAGATAAAACCCCACTAACCTTGTCTGCTTCACCCATCTTCACTAGGCAGACTGCAACTGCTATTAGTGCCTCTGCTTTGAGGTGGTCTCGCTTGAACTTGGTTGCCAGCTTGGCTGCCTGTTGGGACGTCTGTAACGCTTTGCTTAAGTCGCCTTGTCGGAAAGCACAGCTAGACTGAGCAATAAGTGAACGCAGAACCGTATCAGAATCAGTAGCGGCTTCCATCTCAGCCTGTCTAAAGCAGTTTTGAGCGGCTGTCACGTCGCCTTTGGCTGAGTAGGCGCAACCCATTAAGTAATACGTAAGAGCTAGGAACTCAGCGTCACTAGCACATGGCGTGAGATTCTTGGTCGCCTCAACGGCAGTGGAGATTGCATGATCCATGTGACCCGCGGTGTATAAAGCGTATGCTGCTCTGTAGCTGCACTCCCACGCTTTAGTGTGGTTGCCTAGGGTGGCGTAAGCTAGTTCACCCTGGGACAGTCCCTTGGCCTTGCGGGCCTCTCTAATGCGTTGGCCGATCAAGCTCCGCACCTCCCGATTTGTGGTCTGACAGTAAGTTCTCCACCAGCAGCGTGAAACCTTGCCGCTTTGTGCCAGATAATCGGCAGTAATGGTGCTCATTTGACGATAATAGCTACGCTTTGCCAGCGTACTGCCTCCCCTCCCACGCTTAATCAAGCCGTATTTGCATTGACTTTCTGTCACGCCTAAAGAGGACTCTCCAGGTAGCATCACGGCTACTTGGAGAGTCCTTAATTCTTGACGTTGAGGCATCCTTAGGGAGCGTGCTTACTCGGGCCTTGCACGCCTTTTCGTATCTCTCGCCCTGGCAAAGGGTTTTTTATGACGATAGTAGGCTAAGGGAGACAAAGATAATCCCCAAGCTGTATCCCGATTTGCTGCACGCTTCCGGCTGCCAGCTCGAGCACCTGGCGGGTGCCCACATGGCCACCGGCCACTCGCCAAGGGGCCAGTTGCTCTACCACGCCCACAACGCGGTAATCGTCAGAGAGAAAGACAATGTCAATGGGGAAGCGCATAAAGCAAGTGTGAACACTGCGGCAGGGGCTGAGCAGCAGGCCCTCTAAGGGGCGCAGGCTTTTACGAAACATAAGCCCCGCGAGCCGCGCCAGAAAGGTGTTCGCACGCGCTACCCTAAGGTGATGCGTCCTCTGCTGATACTTTTTATCGTGCATAGTGCTACATCCCCGCAAAGCTAGCCATAATTTGTAGCACCGCCGGGCCGAGGAGCACGATAAACAAGGTGGGGAAAATAAAGAGCACTAAGGGCAGGAGCATTTTTACCGGCGCCTTCATCGCCATCTCTTCCGCGCGCTGTCGCCGCCGTTCTCTAAGACCTTCTGACTGTAGGCGCAACACTTTGCTGATGCTTACGCCAAGTTGGTCGGCCTGAATGATGGTGCTGACAAAAGAACGAAGTTCCATCACCCCTGTCCGCTCAGCCATGGAGCGGAGCGCATCTCGCCGTGCTACCCCCATTTTTATCTCATGCAGTACCTGCCCCATCTCTGTCGGCAGGGGTCCTTTCATCTTATCGGTTACTTTCATGAGAGCGCTGTCAAAACCCAGGCCAGCATTCACGCTCACCGTCAACAAATCAAGCACGTCAGGCAGGGCACGCACAATTTGGCTCTGCCTTTCTGCCATACGCTGCGCGAGTACAAGCTCTGGCAGCAGGGCCCCCACTAACCCGAGGGGCAAGCCGAGGTACAGGGCACCGCTAGCGCTCCCAAAGCGTGCCAAGCCTAGCAAGGTAAAGAGAAGAAAGCCCCCTACACCGCTGATGATATACCAGCCGGCAAATTGTTCGGCCGTGCTGCTTAGGCCTGCGGCGCGCACCCTGCGCGCGAGGTTCGTCTTAAGGCCAAGAGGCGCCCAAGCTTGCAGCGCCTTGCCCGCCGACTGCATTAAGGGCGCGATAATACGTTCGCCGAGGGGTAGCTGCAAGCGAGCTTCATCAGGCGTGTCAGCTCGCTGCTGCAGGCTTAACTCGCGCACTCCCTCTAGGCGCCGCTCCATGTGCAGGCGTTCGTGAAAATAGTGCTGCAAGAGGAGTAGCGCAGCAGAAAAAATGAACAGCGTGGCTACGAGAGCTACATAGGCCAACATGGTCTCACCTCACACATCAATACGGATGATGCGACTTATTAACACGGTGCCCACAACCTGCGACACTAGGCCCATGCCGAGCATGAGCAAGCCGAGCGGTTCTGTCCACAGCAAGCGAACATACGCGGGGTTAATAAAGCTAAACAGTACGAACAGCACAAAGGGCAGTGAGGCGATAACGAAGCCTGACAGCCTGCCCTGGGCAGTAAGGGTGCGCACTTGTGCCTTAACACGCTGTCGCTCGCGTATGGTGGCGGCGATGCTGTCTAGGATGCCGGCAAGGTCGCCGCCCACCTGGCGCTGAATGAGCACGGCCGTGGCCACGAGATCCATATCGCCGCTGGGTACACGTTTGACCAAGTTCTGCCAAGCATCATCCATGCTTACTCCTAGGCTAATTTCCTTCTGGGTGCGCCGCATCTCCCTGCCTAAGGGAGAGGGGAGAGTGCGACCAGCGAGGTCCATGGCCTGCATCAAACTACTACCCGCACGCATGGCATTGGCCACAAAGCTGAGAAATTCCTCTAGCTGTTCTTCGGCTGCGCGCAAGCGGCGCGCTAAATGATTTTTAAGCAGCAAGCCTGGCAGCAGGTAGCCGAAGAGGCCTCCTAGCAGTGCGCCCAAGATACCCAGGGCGAGCAGGCCAAGAGCCGCCCCTATGGCTACACTGAAAAAAGTCGCGCCGGCCATCTCCTCGCCCCGCAGGGGTATGTCCGCCTGCTCTAAGATAGGGGCATAGTGCGACGCCAAGCGCCGTGGCGCAAAACGAGCGAGAACTAGGCGCGAGAGAAGCTTTCTCTGTGGCACCATGTTTCGCCCGGGGCTGTCTTTACGCCCCTCTAGGCTGTAATTCCTAAGGCGCAGGGAGACACTGTAGCGCCAGCCATACCAAGCGCGCATGGCTGCTGCCAAAATAAGCCCTAGCACTAGCGCCGCCGTAAGTGCAAGCGAGAAAACCACCCCTACCCCCCCCTAGGCATAAATAAATCCGCCGGCAAATTAAGACCCGCCTCAAGCAGCTTGGCCGAGAAAGTAGGCCTGATTCCAGTAGCTCTAAACTCGCCTGTCACTCGCCCAGCACTGTCCTTGCCGCTTGCTTCGTAGACAAAAATGTCCTGCAGCGTGATGACATCTCCTTCCATGCCCACTACTTCGCTGACATGGGTTATTTTACGGCTACCATCACGTAGCCGGCTCTGTTGCACAATAAGGTCTACGGCAGAGGCGATCTGCTCGCGAATGGCCCGCACCGGCAAATCCATACCTGCCATGAGCACCATCGTTTCTAGACGCGCCAGCATGTCGCGCGGCGAATTGGCATGCCCTGTGGTAAGAGAGCCGTCATGGCCGGTATTCATAGCTTGGAGCATGTCTAGCGCTTCGCCGCCGCGCACCTCGCCGATAACGATGCGATTAGGGCGCATGCGCAGAGAATTGCGCACCAAATCTCTGATAGACACAGCACCTTTACCCTCGATGTTAGGCGGTCGCGACTCCAAGATAACGACATGCTCCTGCTTTAGCTGCAGCTCGGCCGCATCCTCAATGGTGACGATGCGCTCATCACTGGGTATAAAAGAGGATAGACAGTTGAGCATAGTTGTTTTGCCGCTGCCCGTGCCCCCAGAAACCACTAAGTTGAGCTTACCGACCACACACAAATGCAGAAACTTGGCCATGGCTGGACTTAGGGTGCCAAAGCCAACTAGTGAGTCCATGGTCAGGGGGTCTTTGCTGAATTTGCGAATTGTCAAAGCAGGGCCACGCAGGGCGAGCGGGGGGATGATGGCATTGACTCGCGAGCCATCTGGCAGCCTGGCATCGACCATGGGGGAGCTTTCGTCAATGCGCCTGCCTAGTGGGGCCACTATTTTTTCTATTACCTGTATGACATGCTCGTCGTCGCGAAAAGAAATGTCGGACAACTCTAACTTGCCCCTGCGTTCCACATAGACTTGCTCTGCGCTATTCACCATAATTTCACTGACCTGGTCATCGTTCAGGAGTGTAGTAATGGGGCCAAACCCTATGACCTCATCAGAGAGTT
The sequence above is a segment of the Bacillota bacterium genome. Coding sequences within it:
- a CDS encoding ISNCY family transposase yields the protein MTIKEAANMLGLSERQIKRLKKGAQTEGAAALVHKNRGRSPKHALSGGEHCQILELAVSLYKDTSCQHMSELLAEHQSITASAKTIARVLHKANVKLRFGKKQARRRRSRDRMPQEGMLVQLDASLHSWLDNHRKLALHGAIDDATGKILALSFRPTEDQEGYFSVLEQMLNQYGTPMSFYSDRHTIFFSPKRNKLSIDEELAGAMAPQSQFGRALRELGILHIPASSAQAKGRIERLWGTLQSRLVVEMRSCPRNGYRRRERLPQKLHKAFYDRFAVTPRDLALAYGNKLSPLAVAQVCCVKVERTISNGSHFSYSGQSFQLVDAKGEVIPLRPKSKITLMVRRETVRGLYDGLTCDLKRIEKPPRETSPKPPKDASPKQPTQTPWRNWSVTKPRPPKDPVEKYFDQESSFQHYANSTEVRNTLGET
- a CDS encoding DUF192 domain-containing protein, which encodes MHDKKYQQRTHHLRVARANTFLARLAGLMFRKSLRPLEGLLLSPCRSVHTCFMRFPIDIVFLSDDYRVVGVVEQLAPWRVAGGHVGTRQVLELAAGSVQQIGIQLGDYLCLP
- a CDS encoding type II secretion system F family protein, which encodes MLAYVALVATLFIFSAALLLLQHYFHERLHMERRLEGVRELSLQQRADTPDEARLQLPLGERIIAPLMQSAGKALQAWAPLGLKTNLARRVRAAGLSSTAEQFAGWYIISGVGGFLLFTLLGLARFGSASGALYLGLPLGLVGALLPELVLAQRMAERQSQIVRALPDVLDLLTVSVNAGLGFDSALMKVTDKMKGPLPTEMGQVLHEIKMGVARRDALRSMAERTGVMELRSFVSTIIQADQLGVSISKVLRLQSEGLRERRRQRAEEMAMKAPVKMLLPLVLFIFPTLFIVLLGPAVLQIMASFAGM
- a CDS encoding type II secretion system F family protein — protein: MVFSLALTAALVLGLILAAAMRAWYGWRYSVSLRLRNYSLEGRKDSPGRNMVPQRKLLSRLVLARFAPRRLASHYAPILEQADIPLRGEEMAGATFFSVAIGAALGLLALGILGALLGGLFGYLLPGLLLKNHLARRLRAAEEQLEEFLSFVANAMRAGSSLMQAMDLAGRTLPSPLGREMRRTQKEISLGVSMDDAWQNLVKRVPSGDMDLVATAVLIQRQVGGDLAGILDSIAATIRERQRVKAQVRTLTAQGRLSGFVIASLPFVLFVLFSFINPAYVRLLWTEPLGLLMLGMGLVSQVVGTVLISRIIRIDV
- a CDS encoding CpaF family protein produces the protein MSLLKRLENTVERATPAPAGKRGTVPVAPDPDRALFGAIHQTVVREIKPELLLDPLREDELQASIAEIADRCITESGGMMSRQDRLRFVQKLSDEVIGFGPITTLLNDDQVSEIMVNSAEQVYVERRGKLELSDISFRDDEHVIQVIEKIVAPLGRRIDESSPMVDARLPDGSRVNAIIPPLALRGPALTIRKFSKDPLTMDSLVGFGTLSPAMAKFLHLCVVGKLNLVVSGGTGSGKTTMLNCLSSFIPSDERIVTIEDAAELQLKQEHVVILESRPPNIEGKGAVSIRDLVRNSLRMRPNRIVIGEVRGGEALDMLQAMNTGHDGSLTTGHANSPRDMLARLETMVLMAGMDLPVRAIREQIASAVDLIVQQSRLRDGSRKITHVSEVVGMEGDVITLQDIFVYEASGKDSAGRVTGEFRATGIRPTFSAKLLEAGLNLPADLFMPRGG